CTGCGCGTCTGGGAAAAACCTGCTTCCGCCTGTCTTTCATCCCGCATTGAGTATGGCCGTCCTGTGACGCTGGAGGCCCTCTCAGCGGTCGAACAGGGAGAAGAAGCCCTGCGCCGTCTCGGCTTCCGCCAGTGCCGCGTACGGCATCACGGCGAGATTGCCCGGATTGAGATCGCCCGGGACGAATTGCCCCGCGCACTCACGCCGGAGATGTTCCGCGAGTTCACCCGGACCTTTAAAGCGCTGGGATTCACGTTTGTGACCATCGACACCGAGGGATTCCGTTCCGGATCAATGAATTCCGCCAAAACCGCCCCACCCCTGATTAAGCTCATCTCTTAACCATGGGGCTTGCGCCTTCATGAGATAATTTGGAAAGCTGTCTTGTACGACGAGGTGACCTTTTTGGCTAGATTTATAGGCATTTTTCTAAATACTTTCCTGCTTGTGCTTCTGGTTGCTCAGCCGGGAGTGTCTCAAAACGCGGGTACCGCCGCCCCAAAGAAAGCCGCAGCCAGCGCGACTCCTGCCGCCAAAAAAGGCGGGACTGCTGCAAAAGGAAAAGGTGGGGCTAAGACTGCAAATAAGAAAGTTGCACGGAAGAAGCCCGCAGCCACGGCAGCTGCCAAGCCAGTTCCTCTGACCCCGGAGATTACCCACCGGATAACCACAGAGATTCGCTCCCACTACAACGTCCCGGCCCAGGTCACAATTTCCCTGTCTGATCCCAAGCCAAGCACGACGGCCGACTATGACGAGGTGGTTGTCTCTTTTACCGGGGGAAGCAAAACAACGCAACACGACTTCCTGATTTCTACAGACCGCAAAACCCTGGCCCACGTGGAAAAGATCGATATTTCCCAGGACCTGATGTCCAAGATCGACGTGAAGGGCCGTCCGGTGAAGGGCAATCCCAGCGCCACGGTCACCATCGTTAATTTCGATGATTTTCAGTGTCCTTTCTGCTCCCGCCTGCACTCCACTCTTTTTGAAAATGTGTTCAAGGACTATGCTGACCGGATCAAGGTGATTTACAAGGATTATCCGCTGATTGAGATCCACCCGTGGGCCATGCATGCCGCCATTGACGGCAATTGCCTGGGCGAGCAGAATGCTCCGGCATACTGGGACTTTGCCGATTACATACACGCCAACCAGAAGCAGATGACAGGCAAATCGCGTACAGACGCATTCCAGAACATTGATAATCTGGCCAAGGAACAGGCACAGAAGCATCAGCTTGACGCGGACAAATTGCAGGCCTGCATGCAAAAGCAGGATGAGAGCGCCGTGCGCGCATCCATGGCTGAGGGTGATAAGCTCGGGGTGGATTCCACGCCAACTCTATTTATCAATGGAGAAAGGTACACTGGCGCGGTGCCGGAATCGGAATTGCGCGCTGCACTGGATCGTGCTTTGGCTGATAGTGCGCAGCAGACCCCGGCGAATGCAAAAAACTAGCCAGGCACGTTGAAGTCGGTTATCGTACCGTATCTGAATTGCCCATGGAGGCGACTGTTGATCCAGGCGCGTAAATTTCGGCGCAGTCTGTCTTTTCTCTTGTTGCTGGTCGCTTTGCCACTTATGCTGGCCGGCTGCACAGGCCGCGGCACCGATAAAGAAGTAGTGGCCAAGGTGAACAGCTACAAAATTTTCCGTTCCGAACTGGACAAGAATTACAACAGCCGGGTCGCCGGGTCGCCGCAAAAGCCCACCGCCGCGGAAGAGGAAGCCCTGCGGCTGAATATTCTCAGCCAGATCATCGATATCCAACTGCATCTCCAGAAGGCGGAAAAGCTCGGAATCCTTGCCACCGATGACGAGGTGGAAAGCAAATTCAGCCAGGCCAAGGCCCCTTATACGCAAGAAGAATTTCAGAAGCGGCTGAAAGATCTGGGCATGACGGAGGAAGACTCCAAGCAGGAGATACGCCGCAACCTCACGATTGATAAGCTGCTCAACAAAGAGATTGGATCAAAAGTCACCATCTCCGATGCTGACCTGCAGAATTATTACAACCAGCATAAGGCCGACTTTAATCTGATTGAGCCGCGATATTTCGTGGCCCACATCCTGGTGACGAACCAGCCAATGGGCCAGCCGGGAGAGAGTCCGGGCAAAGCGCAGAACGAGGCGGAAGCGCGTAAGAAGATACAGGAGGCCGAGAATCGGCTTTCAAGCGGCGAGGATTTTGCCAGCGTTGCGGCAAAGTATTCTGAAGATCCGGATACCGCACGCAATGGCGGTGAGCTGGGGCCCATGCCGGAATCGCAACTCAAAAACACTGATTCCGCGACCCGTGATGCAATCTTGAAATTAAAACCCGGCCAGTTCAGCGATGTGATTCCGGTTGTAAATCCAACCACGCATCAGCCATTCGGTTATCGCATTATCAAGTTGATTGGCAAAGAGACCGCAGGACAGCGCGACCTGAATGATCCCCAGGTGCAGCAGTTCATCCGCAATCAGCTGCGCAGCCAGCGCGAGCAGATTCTGCGCGCCGCGTATGATGAAGTGTTGCGTGACAATGCTGAAGTCCACAACTATTACGCTGAACAGATCTTGAAGAGTGCAGGGACCAAATAGAACGTGTTACTTCAAAATAGGGGAGTGATTCGTTAGGTAGCGAGATCTTTGAAATATATTTGTTTATAGACCTAAATAGGGCTAAAGATAGCAATTACATTGACTATAGCCTTAAATAGGGATATTAATTTACATATGATGGCAACCACGACGAGAGAGTGGGAGGCGGAACTCGGAAAGCAGATCCGCACCCTCCGACTCCGGCTGGATCTCGATCAGAAGCGGCTGGCAGAACGGGCCGGAATTGCCCTCAACGCGGTCAAGAACCTTGAGGCCGGGAAAGGCGCCTCCCTGCGTTCTCTCATTCAAGTTCTTCGCATCCTAAACAGAACGGATTGGCTCGGAACACTCGCACCTACCGTTTCGATCAGCCCGGTGCAAATGCTCAAAACAAAGACGCCACGACAGCGAGCATCGCCACGGCGGATGAAAACCAATAAGGCTTGACGGAGCCAGATTGTGTACCGACCTGTTCATGTTGTCGAGGTTTTCATTTGGGGCAAGGCCGTCGGGGCAGTAGCGCTCGATCCGAAGCTTGGCTACTACGCTTTTGAATATCTACCAGCCTTTCGCGAGTCTGGCGTCGATCTGGCGCCAATCACAATGCCGATCGCATCTGCTACAGAACCTTTTATTTTTCCGGACCTGGCGGAACTCACCTATCGACGGTTGCCGGGAATGCTCGCAGACGCACTGCCTGACGACTTTGGGAACGCCCTCATCGATGCATGGATGGCACAGGAAGGCGTGAACAAGTCACAGATAACTTCACTTGACCGTCTCGCGTACATGGCAAAGAGAGGAATCGGTGCGTTGGAATTTAAGCCAGCGCGCGGTCCTGGACGTTCGAAGTCAACGACCGCGATCAGGTTGTCGGCACTCGTCGAAAGTGCCAGGCGTGCTGTGCAAGGAGAGATTGATACCGACGCACACGCCAAGGCCGCATTCGCGCAAATCATTCAGGTCGGAACTTCGGCAGGAGGCGCTAGAGCAAAGGCTGTAATTTCGTGGAATCCAAAGACACACGAGATTCGCGCAGGCCAATTCGATGTTGAGCCCGGATTCGAGCATTGGCTTATCAAGTTCGATGGCGTTGGACCGGATGAACGTCTCGGCGTCAGCCAAGACTATGGACGGATCGAGTATGCGTACTACTTGATGGCGAAGGCTGCGGGGATCGAGATGTCAGAATCTCAATTGTTGGAGGAACATGATCGAGCACACTTCATGACGAAGCGATTCGATCGTGACGGGAACAAGAAGCACCACCTCCAGACGTTATGTGGCTTGGCACACCTTGACTATCGACAGAGGGCCACTCACGATTCCAGCCAGCTGTTCATGGCCATCAATCGCTTGGGAATCGGATATTCAGGTATGGAGCAAGCGTTCCGGCGAGTCACATTCAACATCATGGCCGCCAATTGTGACGACCACACAAAGAACACCTCATTTCTGCTTCGTGAGGGTAAAAGATGGGAGTTGGCTCCAGCCTACGATGTGACTCACGCCTACAACCCAAAGGGAGAATGGACGTATCAGCACCTGATGTCTGTGAACGGCAAGTTTGCCGACATCACGTGGGACGATCTTATGGTTGTCGCTGATCATTTTGGGATCGGAACGGCTGCCAAGGTGGTCAAAGAGGTCAGTGCTGCAGTTTCATCCTGGCCAGATTTCGCAAAGCGGGCTAAGGTGAGCCAGTCTGAAATTGCTCGCGTTCGGCAACACCACGTTCTTCTTTCGCGCTGAGCGGAGATGCGAATCTTCTTTCTCAGCCACGCTTAAATGAGGCAGGTTTCGCTCCAACCGCAACTCGGGATCTAATAAGAAGTGTTTGCTTTAATTTATGGTGCAATAGTGGCTATCTGTGTCGCGATATTTTAATCAGTTACGGGCTTCATCACCCCAGTCACACTCACGCCGTGGCTGAGCCGGAGCGCACAGCTAGTCGCTACTCCACTTCTGCCAGGCTCTGGCCTGCGTCCACGGCGGCCCCTTCCGCAACGTTAATCTTTTTCACCACGCCGGTCTTGGGAGCCTTCAACTCATTCTGCATCTTCATGGCTTCAATCACCAGCACGCTTTGACCCACTTCCACGGGTGTTCCCACGCCCGCGAGCACCCGTACAACTTTGCCCGGCATGGGCGCCTTGATCTTCATCACGCCCTGCTCGCTGGCGCCGGCCCGGCTGCGAGACCGAAACGACCGTGGATCGCGAACAGAAGCGGTAAAGCGCTCGTGGCCCACAACAATATTCGTCTCGGTTCCTACAATTTCCTGCTTTATTTCATATGACTTGCCGCCCAGCAGGAGAGAAAGAACCCCGCTCCGGCCATCAGTAACGTCGATTGATAGTTCGCGGCCATTCAGCAAGCACTTCCAGCGCTCGCCGACCTTCGTGAGCTCAACGCGATAGACTTTCTCCGCAAGCGTGACCTCATAAATCATTCGCCGCCAACTCCTTCACTGCGCGCCGTACGCTTCCACATCGATGTGGCGGATCGCTTTTCGTCGCCGGATTTCGACATCCCATTCTGCCCATTTTTCGGTTGCGCCGTGGCGGCAAACAGCGCAGCGGAAATAGCGGCAATCTCAGCCATTCCGTTTTTAGTGCTTGCCGGAATGGCGGGAGTTGCCAGCAGGCGGTCGAGAAAGCCTGTATCGATGCGCGCAGTGATGAAGTCTGGGTGCTCCAGAATGCGCCGGAACAGCGGCAGATTGGTTTTAATGCCGCCAACAAAGTATTCGTCCAGAGCGCGCCTCATGCGGGCAATGGCCATTGGCCGATCGGGAGCGTAAGTGATCAGCTTGGAGAGCATGGGGTCATAATCCAGCGGTACCGTCCAGCCCTCATAAACGCCGCTATCTTCACGCACGCCGGGACCTGAAGGACGCAAAAGCTGTGTGATTTTCCCTGGGGAAGGAAAGAAATTATTGTCGGGATCTTCAGCATAAATCCTGCATTCAATGGCATGTCCGCGAAGTTGGACATCTTCCTGGCGGAAAGGCAGCTTTTCTCCGCTGGCGATCCGCAGTTGCAGATGCACTAGATCCAGCCCGGTGACCAGTTCCGTAACAGGATGTTCCACCTGGAGCCGGGTGTTCATTTCCAGAAAATAAAAGTTGCGTTTGCCATCTACCAGAAACTCCACCGTCCCAGCGTTGGCGTATCCAGCCGACTTTGCGGCCTGCACAGCCACCGCGCCCATGCGCCGGCGCATTTCTTCGTCGACAACGGCCGAGGGCGCTTCTTCAATCACCTTCTGATGACGCCGTTGCACGGAGCACTCGCGCTCGCCCAGATAAACCACGTTGCCATGCTCGTCGCCAAGCACCTGTATCTCAATATGACGCGGGTTCTCAATAAATTTTTCAATATAGATTTCGCTATCGTTGAAGGAACGCAACGCCTCGCTTTGTGCGGTTTCAAAGCTGGATTTGAGATCGGCAGGCTTGCTGACCAAGCGCATCCCCTTGCCGCCGCCGCCGGCCGCAGCTTTGATCATTACGGGATATCCGATCTCCGCAGCCATTGCTTCCGCTTCGGCAATACTGAGGCCGCGCGCAGAGCCCGGAACCATGGGCACTCCCGCGGCCTGCATGGCTGTACGCGCGCGTGTCTTGGAGCCCATTAACTCCATCGCGGATGGCGGTGGACCAATGAATTTGATTCCTGCTTCAGCGCATGCTCGCGCAAACTTGGGGTTTTCAGACAAGAATCCATAGCCGGGATGAATGGCCTCAGCCCCGCATTTGCGGGCTACTTCAAGGATTTTGGTGATGTTGAGATACGATTCGCGGGCAGGCGCAGGCCCAAGCAAATAAGCTTCGTCCGCCTTGGAGACATGAAGAGACCGGCGATCAACGTCAGAAAACACAGCCACAGACGTAATGCCCATTTCGCGGCAGGCGCGCATCACGCGAACGGCGATTTCGCCACGATTAGCAATGAGGACCTTGGTGAACATAGCGGAAACTTTGATTGTAGAACAGCTACTAGCTGCTAGCCACCGGCCCTCAGCTTGATTCGGAGCACCCCCTGCAAGATTTGGTGGAGCTGGAAGGTAGAATGTCTTCCCGCATTGGCGA
The genomic region above belongs to Terriglobia bacterium and contains:
- a CDS encoding type II toxin-antitoxin system HipA family toxin; the protein is MVYRPVHVVEVFIWGKAVGAVALDPKLGYYAFEYLPAFRESGVDLAPITMPIASATEPFIFPDLAELTYRRLPGMLADALPDDFGNALIDAWMAQEGVNKSQITSLDRLAYMAKRGIGALEFKPARGPGRSKSTTAIRLSALVESARRAVQGEIDTDAHAKAAFAQIIQVGTSAGGARAKAVISWNPKTHEIRAGQFDVEPGFEHWLIKFDGVGPDERLGVSQDYGRIEYAYYLMAKAAGIEMSESQLLEEHDRAHFMTKRFDRDGNKKHHLQTLCGLAHLDYRQRATHDSSQLFMAINRLGIGYSGMEQAFRRVTFNIMAANCDDHTKNTSFLLREGKRWELAPAYDVTHAYNPKGEWTYQHLMSVNGKFADITWDDLMVVADHFGIGTAAKVVKEVSAAVSSWPDFAKRAKVSQSEIARVRQHHVLLSR
- a CDS encoding peptidylprolyl isomerase — protein: MAKVNSYKIFRSELDKNYNSRVAGSPQKPTAAEEEALRLNILSQIIDIQLHLQKAEKLGILATDDEVESKFSQAKAPYTQEEFQKRLKDLGMTEEDSKQEIRRNLTIDKLLNKEIGSKVTISDADLQNYYNQHKADFNLIEPRYFVAHILVTNQPMGQPGESPGKAQNEAEARKKIQEAENRLSSGEDFASVAAKYSEDPDTARNGGELGPMPESQLKNTDSATRDAILKLKPGQFSDVIPVVNPTTHQPFGYRIIKLIGKETAGQRDLNDPQVQQFIRNQLRSQREQILRAAYDEVLRDNAEVHNYYAEQILKSAGTK
- a CDS encoding type II toxin-antitoxin system MqsA family antitoxin, yielding MATTTREWEAELGKQIRTLRLRLDLDQKRLAERAGIALNAVKNLEAGKGASLRSLIQVLRILNRTDWLGTLAPTVSISPVQMLKTKTPRQRASPRRMKTNKA
- the accC gene encoding acetyl-CoA carboxylase biotin carboxylase subunit; this translates as MFTKVLIANRGEIAVRVMRACREMGITSVAVFSDVDRRSLHVSKADEAYLLGPAPARESYLNITKILEVARKCGAEAIHPGYGFLSENPKFARACAEAGIKFIGPPPSAMELMGSKTRARTAMQAAGVPMVPGSARGLSIAEAEAMAAEIGYPVMIKAAAGGGGKGMRLVSKPADLKSSFETAQSEALRSFNDSEIYIEKFIENPRHIEIQVLGDEHGNVVYLGERECSVQRRHQKVIEEAPSAVVDEEMRRRMGAVAVQAAKSAGYANAGTVEFLVDGKRNFYFLEMNTRLQVEHPVTELVTGLDLVHLQLRIASGEKLPFRQEDVQLRGHAIECRIYAEDPDNNFFPSPGKITQLLRPSGPGVREDSGVYEGWTVPLDYDPMLSKLITYAPDRPMAIARMRRALDEYFVGGIKTNLPLFRRILEHPDFITARIDTGFLDRLLATPAIPASTKNGMAEIAAISAALFAATAQPKNGQNGMSKSGDEKRSATSMWKRTARSEGVGGE
- a CDS encoding DsbA family protein, which produces MARFIGIFLNTFLLVLLVAQPGVSQNAGTAAPKKAAASATPAAKKGGTAAKGKGGAKTANKKVARKKPAATAAAKPVPLTPEITHRITTEIRSHYNVPAQVTISLSDPKPSTTADYDEVVVSFTGGSKTTQHDFLISTDRKTLAHVEKIDISQDLMSKIDVKGRPVKGNPSATVTIVNFDDFQCPFCSRLHSTLFENVFKDYADRIKVIYKDYPLIEIHPWAMHAAIDGNCLGEQNAPAYWDFADYIHANQKQMTGKSRTDAFQNIDNLAKEQAQKHQLDADKLQACMQKQDESAVRASMAEGDKLGVDSTPTLFINGERYTGAVPESELRAALDRALADSAQQTPANAKN
- a CDS encoding acetyl-CoA carboxylase biotin carboxyl carrier protein subunit; this translates as MIYEVTLAEKVYRVELTKVGERWKCLLNGRELSIDVTDGRSGVLSLLLGGKSYEIKQEIVGTETNIVVGHERFTASVRDPRSFRSRSRAGASEQGVMKIKAPMPGKVVRVLAGVGTPVEVGQSVLVIEAMKMQNELKAPKTGVVKKINVAEGAAVDAGQSLAEVE